CGCTGTTCACGATGCCGAACAGCGTGACGCCCCAGGCGGTGCCGATGAGAAGCTGCGCCAGGACGTTGCCGAAGCAGATGATCATAGTGCCCAGCAGCAGGCAGGTCCTGGGTCCGCGTGCCTGCGCCAGCCGCGCGGCGAGCGGTGAGACCGTCATCATCGCCAGGCCTCCGGGCGCCATGAGCAGCCCGGCATCGAGCATGGACAGCCCCTGCCCGTAGCCGGTGGCGGTGGGCAGCTGAAGCATCTGAGGCCCGAGCAGGCTCGTGGAATACATCGCGAAGCCGACGACGATGGTTGCGAGGTTGGTCATCAGCACCGGGCGGCGGGAGCTGGTGCGCAGGTCCACGATGGGTGACGGGGCACGCAGCTCCCAGGCGCCCCAGAGCACCAGTACGGTCAGTGAGCCGACGAAGAGGCACAGAACGGTCGCGCTCGTCCAGCCCCACTCGGCGCCTTTGGAGATCGCGAGCAGCAACGCGACCAGCCCCACGGACAGGCCGACGGCCCCCTTGGCGTCGAACCGCTGCCGAACGCGGACGGGGGACTCTGGCACCACCCTGGCGATCAGCACCGCGACGAGGGCCGACAGTGCGGCGGCGAACCAGAACAGCGCGTGCCAGCCCAGATGCTGGGCGATGACCGCGGACAGCGGAAGGCCCAGCGCGCCACCCACACCGAGCGACGAGCTCATCAGCGCGACCGCTCGCCCGAGCCGCTCGGGTGGCAGGACGTCCCGCATGATGCTCATGCCGAGCGGGATGAGCGAGATACCCAGGCCCTGCAGAACTCGTCCGACGATCACGGGTGCCAGTGACGAGCTCAGCGCGCACACCAGGGAGCCCGCCGACACGGACAGCAGGGCGACCAGCATCAGCCGGCGCTTGCCGTAGAGATCGCCGAGCCGGCCGAGCAGCGGGGTCGCGACGGCCGAGGTGAGCAGCGTCGCGGTGATCACCCAGGAGGTGTTGGAGACGCTGGTGTCGAGCAGCTCCGGCAGCCGTGGGATCAGCGGTATGACCAGGGTCTGCATCAGCGAGACCATGATTCCGGCGCCGGCGAGGACGCCCACGACACCGCGGCCGACCGGGGGCGTGCTGGCAGGAGTGCTCACCGGGACCAGCTCCGTTCGTATGACCCTGACCATGGACGCGGTGCTTGTGCGCAGATGTGCACTATGCATGACTAGCGCAGAGCGCAGGTGCCGTGCATTGTGCATGTGTCGTGCGACACCCATGTGCTTCCGACGTCGCGTCCAGGTGCGGTGCCCCGCCGAAGCTGACGGGGCACCGGGTTCAGTTCGGCGTGGAGCCGGTTCTGAAGTGGAGCCGGTTCTGGTGGAGCTGGTTCTGGTGTGGAGCTGGGCGGGGCCGCCGTCCGGTCAGGCGCCCTTGGTGGGGACGAGCGCGACGACCGGTATGACCCGGGACGTCAGCTCCTGGTAATGCTCGAACTGCGGGTTACGCGCCGCCTGGCGCTTGTAGATCGAGCTGCGCTCGCCGCCGTGCAGCTCGATGGCGGTCACCTGCAGCACCTGGCCGTCGACCTCGATGGTGGCGGCTGGGTTGGCCCGCAACTGGCCCAGCCAGCTGGGATCCTCGTCGGCGCCGTCGTTGGCGGCGAAGACGTAGTAGCGGCCCTTGTCGAGGTAGTAGTTCAGCGGGCACACGTGCGGTGACCCGTCCGGCTCGGGGCCGCTGTCCAGCAGCAGCAGCGTGGCGCCCTCGAAGAGGCCCGCAGGTCGGCCCCCGTTGGCCCGGAACTCCTCGATGAATTCCTTGATCTCCTGCGCGCTGTACATCTTCCTGCTCATCAGCCCGCCTCTGCGTGGATGCCGATCCCTGACGCGGTGTCGGGATCTTCGGAGAAAAGCACCCTGGTTACGTCCCGGACCCAGGCCACCACCGTGCGACGTTCTTCACGTGGTGGGCGCGGCGCGCGGCGCCTCGGCGGTGCCTTTACGGCGCCTGATCGATGGCGCCCGCGCGGCCGGTGGGTCACTGTTGGAGATGGATGGCGACCTGGCCGGCCGGCCGGACGGGGATCGGCGGGGGAATCGGTCGGCTTTCCGTCGCGCCGGGCTGGCATGACGCATCGACACAATGCGACTACGAGACGCATATTCCATGCCGGTGCTGGCCGGTTTCGCGGGTTTCCTGGCCGACTGTGCGGAGACGGTCAGGGGCGGGGAGCGTAGAAGTAATGGTGTGGTCGGGAGCACACTCCCGGACGGGAGGTCGAGGAGGCCCATGAACATCGACGACATGATCCTGGTGAGCATCGACGACCACGTGGTCGAGCCGCCCGACATGTTCAAGAACCACGTTCCGGCGAAGCTCGCTGACCAGGCGCCGCATGTCGTGCGCAACGACAAGGGCGTCGACCAGTGGATCTACCAGGGTCGGGTCACCGGTGTCAGCGGCCTGAACGCCGTCGTCTCCTGGCCCGCCGAGGAGTGG
This is a stretch of genomic DNA from Parafrankia irregularis. It encodes these proteins:
- a CDS encoding MFS transporter, with protein sequence MSTPASTPPVGRGVVGVLAGAGIMVSLMQTLVIPLIPRLPELLDTSVSNTSWVITATLLTSAVATPLLGRLGDLYGKRRLMLVALLSVSAGSLVCALSSSLAPVIVGRVLQGLGISLIPLGMSIMRDVLPPERLGRAVALMSSSLGVGGALGLPLSAVIAQHLGWHALFWFAAALSALVAVLIARVVPESPVRVRQRFDAKGAVGLSVGLVALLLAISKGAEWGWTSATVLCLFVGSLTVLVLWGAWELRAPSPIVDLRTSSRRPVLMTNLATIVVGFAMYSTSLLGPQMLQLPTATGYGQGLSMLDAGLLMAPGGLAMMTVSPLAARLAQARGPRTCLLLGTMIICFGNVLAQLLIGTAWGVTLFGIVNSAGVGFAYAATPTLIMRSVPRSATAAANGLNSLARSLGTSTSSTVVGLVLGQMTIKIGATAVPAENGIRVCLAICAGSAALAALVELAIPRLQAPVLQVPVPTAAPASASAAAPVAAPAPITR
- a CDS encoding nitroreductase/quinone reductase family protein; the protein is MSRKMYSAQEIKEFIEEFRANGGRPAGLFEGATLLLLDSGPEPDGSPHVCPLNYYLDKGRYYVFAANDGADEDPSWLGQLRANPAATIEVDGQVLQVTAIELHGGERSSIYKRQAARNPQFEHYQELTSRVIPVVALVPTKGA